A genomic window from Punica granatum isolate Tunisia-2019 chromosome 2, ASM765513v2, whole genome shotgun sequence includes:
- the LOC116198007 gene encoding 60S ribosomal protein L13a-4-like — translation MVSGSGICARRVVVDGRNHMLGRLASVLAKELLNGQKVVVVRCDEICLSGGLVRQKMKYARFLRKRMNTKPSHGPIHFRAPSKILWRTIRGMIPHKTKRGAEALARLKAYEGVPPPYDKMKRMVIPDALRVLRLQAGHKYCLLGKLSSEVGWNHYDTIKELERKRKDKAQVAYERKKQLTKLRVKAEKAAEEKLGSAMEVIAPIKY, via the exons ATGGTGTCCGGCTCAGGTATCTGTGCAAGGCGCGTGGTTGTCGATGGCCGGAACCACATGCTCGGCCGCCTGGCCTCCGTCCTGGCCAAGGAGCTGCTCAACGGCCAGAAGGTAGTGGTGGTCCGCTGCGATGAGATCTGCCTCTCCGGCGGCCTCGTCAGGCAGAAGATGAAGTACGCCCGCTTCCTCAGGAAGCGCATGAACACCAAGCCCTCTCACGGCCCCATCCACTTCAGGGCCCCCTCTAAGATCCTCTGGCGTACCATCCGTGG GATGATCCCTCACAAGACTAAGCGTGGAGCTGAAGCCCTTGCCCGCTTGAAGGCATATGAGGGTGTTCCACCACCATATGACAAAATGAAGCGGATGGTCATCCCCGATGCTCTCAG GGTTTTGAGGCTCCAAGCTGGACATAAATACTGCTTGCTGGGTAAGCTTTCATCCGAGGTTGGATGGAATCATTATGACACTATTAAG GAACTTGAGAGGAAGAGAAAGGATAAAGCCCAGGTTGCCTATGAGAGAAAGAAGCAGTTGACGAAGCTGAGGGTTAAGGCCGAGAAGGCTGCCGAGGAGAAGCTTGGTTCCGCGATGGAAGTCATTGCTCCTATCAAGTACTGA
- the LOC116195070 gene encoding 26S proteasome non-ATPase regulatory subunit 1 homolog A-like, with amino-acid sequence MAVATMVSSAGGLLAMLNENHPRLKLHALSNLNKCVDYYWPEISTSVPIIESLYEDEEFDQHQRELAALLVSKVFYYLGELNDSLSYALGAGSLFDVSEDSDYANTLLSKAIDEYASLKSRAAESNNETAEVDPRLEAIVERMLDKCINDGKFQQAMGIAIECRRLDKLEEAITRSDNVNGSLCYCINISHSFVYRREYRREVQRLLVNVYQKLPSPDNLSICQCLMFLDEPENVASILEKLLRSKKDDALLAYQIAFDLVENEHQAFLLNVRDRLSAPKSGSLQSAQPGSTEPFSAENETSAVSEDVQMTDGSHATDGNVQQIDPLEKEYAERLTKIRGILSGETSIQLTLQFLYSHNKSDLLILKTIKQSVEMRNSVCHSATIYANAIMHAGTTVDTFLRENLDWLSRATNWAKFSATAGLGVIHRGHLQQGRSLMAPYLPQGGSGGGGSPYSEGGALYALGLIHANHGEGIKQFLRDSLRSTNVEVIQHGACLGLGLASLGTADEDIYDDIKNVLYTDSAVAGEAAGISMGLLMVGTASEKASEMLAYSHETQHEKIIRGLALGIALMVYGREEEADTLIEQMTRDQDPIIRYGGMYALALAYRGTANNKAIRQLLHFAVSDVSDDVRRTAVLALGFVLYSEPEQTPRIVSLLSESYNPHVRYGAALAVGISCAGTGLSEAISLLEPLTSDVVDFVRQGALIAMAMVMVQVSEASDSRVGAFRRQLEKIILDKHEDTMSKMGAILASGILDAGGRNVTIRLLSKTKHDKVTAVVGLAVFSQFWYWYPLIYFISLAFSPTAFIGLNSDLKVPRFEFLSHAKPSLFEYPKPTTVPTTTSAVKLPTAVLSTSAKAKARASKKEAEQKANTEKSAGPDSSSLKGKSHSEKDGDSMQVDSPQEKKAEPEPSFEILTNPARVVPAQEKFIKFLEESRYVPVKQAPSGFVLLRDLRPTEPEVLSLTDTPASTGSNPGGTASGQQGSSASAMTVDDEPQPPQAFEYTS; translated from the exons GTCTTCTATTACCTGGGCGAGCTTAATGATTCACTGTCTTACGCTCTTGGTGCTGGTTCATTATTCGATGTCTCGGAGGATTCAGATTACGCTAATACCCTTCTGT CTAAAGCAATTGATGAGTATGCAAGCCTCAAGTCTAGGGCAGCTGAATCCAATAATGAAACAGCTGAAGTTGATCCGCGTTTAGAGGCCATTGTGGAGAGAATGCTAGATAA GTGCATCAATGATGGGAAGTTCCAGCAGGCCATGGGCATTGCAATTGAATGTCGAAGATTGGATAAATTGGAGGAAGCAATTACAAGGAGTGATAATGTCAATGGCTCTCTCTGTTATTGCATAAACATCTCTCATTCTTTTGTTTATCGCAGAGAATATCGGCGTGAG GTGCAACGCCTTTTGGTCAATGTGTATCAGAAGCTTCCTTCTCCTGATAACTTGAGCATCTGTCAGTGCCTCATGTTCTTAGATGAACCTGAGAATGTGGCGAGCATATTGGAGAAGCTCCTACGATCTAAGAAGGACGATGCCCTTCTGGCATATCAAATAGCATTCGATCTCGTGGAGAATGAACACCAGGCTTTTCTTTTAAATGTGAGAGATCGGCTCTCAGCACCCAAGTCTGGGTCTCTGCAATCTGCTCAACCTGGATCTACAGAACCTTTTTCTGCAGAAAACGAAACTTCTGCTGTGTCTGAGGATGTTCAGATGACAGATGGATCTCATGCTACCGATGGGAATGTGCAACAGATTGATCCATTGGAGAAGGAGTATGCAGAGAGACTGACAAAGATTCGGGGAATCTTGTCAGGAGAAACATCGATTCAATTGACTCTTCAATTTCTGTATAGCCATAACAA GTCTGATCTTCTTATCTTGAAGACAATCAAACAATCTGTTGAAATGAGAAATAGTGTCTGCCACAGTGCTACAATCTATGCTAATGCAATCATGCATGCTGGTACAACAGTTGATactttcttgagggagaattTG GATTGGCTTAGCAGAGCAACCAACTGGGCAAAATTCAGTGCCACAGCTGGGCTTGGAGTTATTCACAGAGGCCACCTGCAGCAGGGAAGGTCATTAATGGCCCCATACTTGCCCCAGGGTGGgagtggtggtggtggcagtCCATACTCCGAAGGTGGTGCTCTCTATGCTTTGGGTCTCATTCATGCGAACCATGGGGAGGGCATTAAGCAGTTCTTACGTGACAGTTTAAGAAGCACTAATGTGGAG GTCATACAACATGGAGCTTGCTTAGGCCTTGGTTTGGCTTCTCTTGGGACAGCTGATGAAGATATATATGACGACATTAAGAACGTTCTTTACACTGATAGTGCTGTTGCTGGTGAAGCTGCGGGTATTAGCATGGGTCTCCTCATGGTTGGAACTGCAAGTGAAAAAGCAAGTGAGATGCTTGCTTATTCTCATGAGACACAGCATGAGAAAATCATCAG AGGGTTGGCACTAGGGATTGCCCTTATGGTTTACGGCAGAGAAGAAGAGGCAGATACCTTAATTGAACAGATGACCCGTGACCAGGATCCTATCATACGTTATGGTGGCATGTATGCACTGGCACTTGCTTACCGTGGAACAGCAAACAACAAAGCCATACGTCAACTCCTACATTTTGCAGTCTCAGATGTCAGTGATGATGTTAGGAGGACTGCAGTTCTAGCTCTTGGGTTTGTCCTCTACTCAGAACCAGAGCAG ACTCCTCGGATCGTCTCTCTGCTATCTGAGTCCTACAACCCACATGTTCGTTATGGGGCGGCTCTTGCAGTGGGCATATCCTGTGCTGGCACAGGCCTTAGCGAGGCCATATCCTTGTTGGAACCTCTGACATCAGACGTCGTGGACTTTGTCAGACAGGGTGCACTCATTGCAATGGCCATGGTTATGGTCCAGGTTAGTGAAGCCAGCGATTCTCGTGTTGGAGCTTTCAG GCGGCAATTAGAGAAAATCATCTTGGACAAACATGAGGATACAATGAGCAAGATGGGTGCTATATTAGCCTCAGGGATCCTTGACGCTGGCGGAAGGAATGTGACCATTAGGTTACTTTCCAAGACGAAGCACGATAAAGTGACAGCAGTGGTCGGTCTCGCCGTATTTAGCCAGTTCTGGTACTGGTATCCTCTCATCTATTTCATCAGCCTGGCTTTCTCTCCCACGGCCTTTATTGGTCTCAACTCTGACCTCAAGGTCCCGAGGTTTGAGTTCCTGTCCCATGCAAAGCCATCGCTATTTGAGTACCCGAAGCCCACCACTGTGCCTACTACAACTTCTGCTGTAAAACTTCCCACTGCGGTCCTTTCTACTTCAGCCAAGGCCAAAGCTAGGGCTAGTAAGAAAGAGGCAGAGCAGAAGGCCAACACAGAGAAATCAGCTGGGCCGGACTCATCGTCTCTGAAAGGGAAATCACACAGCGAGAAGGATGGGGATTCTATGCAG gTTGATAGCCCACAAGAAAAGAAGGCCGAGCCTGAGCCATCCTTTGAAATTTTGACCAACCCAGCTCGGGTGGTCCCTGCACAAGAGAAATTCATAAAGTTCTTGGAAGAGAGCAGATATGTACCCGTGAAACAAGCTCCTTCTGGGTTTGTTCTGTTGAGGGACCTTCGACCCACAGAGCCTGAGGTGCTCTCTCTCACAGACACCCCGGCATCCACCGGATCGAACCCCGGTGGGACTGCAAGCGGGCAGCAGGGATCCTCCGCATCAGCAATGACAGTGGATGATGAACCTCAACCACCTCAGGCCTTCGAGTACACGTCATAA